ATTACTAGGTAATAAGAACCCAAATCTAAAACCAATGAGGGATTTCTTAtttcaaacattaaataaaagCATAGTCTACACTTGGTGTAATCTTCAGATATGATCTGCCAACCAACAATAGTGGCTTAGTTGTATTTCCATTCGaggttctgttttttttctttttatttcttgtcttaaGATATATTGTTGTCTTTACTAAATAcagtacatattttaaatatatacttaattatatatacactcacttaaGGACAGTTATCATGCTGTATTCCTTTGAGCCGTTGGATCCTGTCAAGTTGTCCAaagcatgccagcatggaaagtggaggTTAACTATAGATtataatatttacatgcatgtaaatatatatacacacacacacacagatatatatatatatatatatatatatatatatatatatatatatatatatatatatatatatatatattcatacacacatacatacatctataaatatatactgacattatttacatatttataattacatttttataaatatatatattgatgtcttctataaaatgttacacacacacatatttatgcaaatgtgtgaatttatatatatcttataaataatgtatatatttatatatgtactatcagtagatacacatttacaaatatataaatacatttataaatatataaacacatttataaatatatacatgtataaatagacacatataaatatattatatacatttataaatatatatgtaaatagatgcatgcaagcactcacacacatgtatatatgtatttatatacagacacagacatatctaACTGAATGATATTCCTATGCTTAACTATTTGATGCAGTTCACATTCATTGCCTAGCATCGCCGAACAGGTATGAATGACCAACATCGAGTGCACAAATCTTTGGGGGCCTGCAGAATCTATCTGATTTCCTTGCCACACAATTCTATCGGAGACCAAACACTTCAAACACAGGTGTGTATTTATCACTTAGCCATTTCTGCATGAAAACACAAATGCtcaacatataaatgtatgtataaatgtgcgtgtgtatgaatgcacatgcataaatgtgtgtataaatgcacgtatatttgcatatatatatatatatatatatatatatatacacacacacatacacatgtatgtaaatgtacataagtAATATGCATGGTATatgatatatgcttatgtattggTAAGTCTCCGTTGGAGACAGTGCAATGTAACAGCCAATGCGACTACTGCAACAGCTgttatttaaacaacaacaacaaacaaaaaaattaaattaaaaaaattgaacaataaattaaaatttttgaaggaagaaaaacattttttaaaaaaataaaaaaataaatttaaatatctgcCGTTGTTTGTTTTAGAATAAGTTTTNNNNNNNNNNNNNNNNNNNNNNNNNNNNNNNNNNNNNNNNNNNNNNNNNNNNNNNNNNNNNNNNNNNNNNNNNNNNNNNNNNNNNNNNNNNNNNNNNNNNNNNNNNNNNNNNNNNNNNNNNNNNNNNNNNNNNNNNNNNNNNNNNNNNNNNNNNNNNNNNNNNNNNNNNNNNNNNNNNNNNNNNNNNNNNNNNNNNNNNNNNNNNNNNNNNNNNNNNNNNNNNNNNNNNNNNNNNNNNNNNNNNNNNNNNNNNNNNNNNNNNNNNNNNNNNNNNNNNNNNNNNNNNNNNNNNNNNNNNNNNNNNNNNNNNNNNNNNNNNNNNNNNNNNNNNNNNNNNNNNNNNNNNNNNNNNNNNNNNNNNNNNNNNNNNNNNNNNNNNNNNNNNNNNNNNNNNNNNNNNNNNNNNNNNNNNNNNNNNNNNNNNNNNNNNNNNNNNNNNNNNNNNNNNNNNNNNNNNNNNNNNNNNNNNNNNNNNNNNNNNNNNNNNNNNNNNNNNNNNNNNNNNNNNNNNNNNNNNNNNNNNNNNNNNNNNNNNNNNNNNNNNNNNNNNNNNNNNNNNNNNNNNNNNNNNNNNNNNNNNNNNNNNNNNNNNNNNNNNNNNNNNNNNNNNNNNNNNNNNNNNNNNNNNNNNNNNNNNNNNNNNNNNNNNNNNNNNNNNNNNNNNNNNNNNNNNNNNNNNNNNNNNNNNNNNNNNNNNNNNNNNNNNNNNNNNNNNNNNNNNNNNNNNNNNNNNNNNNNNNNNNNNNNNNNNNNNNNNNNNNNNNNNNNNNNNNNNNNNNNNNNNNNNNNNNNNNNNNNNNNNNNNNNNNNNNNNNNNNNNNNNNNNNNNNNNNNNNNNNNNNNNNNNNNNNNNNNNNNNNNNNNNNNNNNNNNNNNNNNNNNNNNNNNNNNNNNNNNNNNNNNNNNNNNNNNNNNNNNNNNNNNNNNNNNNNNcctttaaattttaaattactttttctttcttgcttttcttcattatatttttttctctttctccttcgtATTTGCACCTCAGACTgccccatctttcttttcctcttattctattgtctcttttcccttttgtaaaatacatttccaaaggaaaaggaaaacaagaggGGGCAATACACATCTTAGTAAAGAtgcatttaaagaaaaatgtttcctCATTGCCCATATCTTAAAAAacagtacacatatacatacatacatacatatatatatatacatatatatatatacatacatacatacatatatatatacatatatatatatatatgtatgtatatgaagtttTAAAAAGATGGACAATTAATGGAACTCGGCAATGAACCAAGCATCAAGCAAATAGCTGCTGGGGGAGGAGAAGTGGAATTTTTAAGAAGACACCTTGTCTCTTTCTACACTTAGACCCGACCCACAACTGAAATCTGGGTCAACACAAGGATATTTAGAAGGAGGAATGTGGAAAGAgaagatttaaatatttctttttaaatcattaaaaaaaaaaataaacgttaaATAGTTTAATGATTAACAACTATGTTACCAATTGTGTTGGTCACAAGATGCTTTGCATGGCTAcggatggtttttttttttttccttaaaaaaattcatataaagCACTTGAGACTTTTGGCCTGGAgtccatttcagttttttttttgttgtttgtttgtttagtacagccaagaaaaaaaatcttttacaaaagGTCCCAAGAAAATTAAATGTCTTCTGCAGCATCATAAAAGAACCAGTAGTTTTCTCTGTTCTGGCACTCTCTGCATTGCTAAAACGCCAAGTTTCACAAGACCAATTAATCACAGTTTGCTAAAGAAGAGTTCACCGGTCAGACAACTTGTAGACAACAAGTTCGTATGTGGACATCACTATTGCTGTGTTAGGTATCTGACGTACGAACTGTGTGCCAAGACCACGGTACAGAGCCAAGAAACCTTCTTCGCGAGCAACGAGGAATAACGTCTGGAAAAAGGAGGTGTATTTGTGGCCTTCTTGACGTAACCTTGTCCGTGCAACttctgcaaaaacaaaaaaagatataaaaaaataatattaactccTTAATTaaacagaaggaaaataattatagaaaatatctaTAAACGATCGAATAAAGTGTACATTTttacttgtacttattttcttgattgCCAATGCCAAATACAAAAACCGACCCTATCATGATGTTGAATTAAACTTACTAAAATACATCTAAGTGAATGCtttactaatattcttttctactcaaggcccgaaattttgggggatggagccaatcgattagattgactccagtatggcCCTCAATCTCTGTATTGGTTAAAGGGttgaacatcattatcatcatcattattaactctagcatttaaactggccatatctgacccaaatataatacttatttctttgttgcctaCAAGaggctaaacaaggacagacagaaggattaagtcgattacatcaaccccaaaaggatgaaaggcaaagtcaaacttggcaggaatttgaactcagaacataaagacagacgaaatatagctaagcatttcgcccagcgtactaacgtttttgccagctcgccacgttgctaatattcttttctactcttggcacaaggcccaggATTTTGTGGAGATGGGGCCatttgattagattgacccagtatgtaactggtacttaatttatcaacccccaaaaggatgacaggcaaagtcgaccttgtcaggaatttgaactcagaatgtaaaaacagacgaaatacctatttctttactgcccacaaggggctacacacagaggggacaaacaaggacagacaaacggattaagtcgattatatcaaccccagtgcctaactggtacttaatttatcgaccccgaaaggatgaaaggcaaagtcgaccttgtcaagaatttgaactcagaatgtaaagacagacgaaataccgttaagcacttTGCACgccgtgctaatgtttctgccagctcaccaccttgctaATGCTGTAAACTCAAATACTTTCCAAAACCAATTACTAAGGGGCAACATACAACTTGCCTGAATATCCTATGTACCCACTGGCAAAACTCTGAGAAGCCACAGACTGTCGTggccaaaataataatatattcacatatctatcatcatcatcgtttaacgtccgctttccatgctagcatgggttggacgatttgactgaggactggtgaaaccggatggcaacaccaggctccagtctgatttggcagagtttctacagctggatgcccttcctaacgccaaccactcagagagtgtagtgggtgcttttacgtgtcacccgcacgaaaacggccacgctcgaaatggtgtcttttaNNNNNNNNNNNNNNNNNNNNNNNNNNNNNNNNNNNNNNNNNNNNNNNNNNNNNNNNNNNNNNNNNNNNNNNNNNNNNNNNNNNNNNNNNNNNNNNNNNNNNNNNNNNNNNNNNNNNNNNNNNNNNNNNNNNNNNNNNNNNNNNNNNNNNNNNNNNNNNNNNNNNNNNNNNNNNNNNNNNNNNNNNNNNNNNNNNNNNNNNNNNNNNNNNNNNNNNNNNNNNNNNNNNNNNNNNNNNNNNNNNNNNNNNNNNNNNNNNNNNNNNNNNNNNNNNNNNNNNNNNNNNNNNNNNNNNNNNNNNNNNNNNNNNNNNNNNNNNNNNNNNNNNNNNNNNNNNNNNNNNNNNNNNNNNNNNNNNNNNNNNNNNNNNNNNNNNNNNNNNNNNNNNNNNNNNNNNNNNNNNNNNNNNNNNNNNNNNNNNNNNNNNNNNNNNNNNNNNNNNNNNNNNNNNNNNNNNNNNNNNNNNNNNNNNNNNNNNNNNNNNNNNNNNNNNNNNNNNNNNNNNNNNNNNNNNNNNNNNNNNNNNNNNNNNNNNNNNNNNNNNNNNNNNNNNNNNNNNNNNNNNNNNNNNNNNNNNNNNNNNNNNNNNNNNNNNNNNNNNNNNNNNNNNNNNNNNNNNNNNNNNNNNNNNNNNNNNNNNNNNNNNNNNNNNNNNNNNNNNNNNNNNNNNNNNNNNNNNNNNNNNNNNNNNNNNNNNNNNNNNNNNNNNNNNNNNNNNNNNNNNNNNNNNNNNNNNNNNNNNNNNNNNNNNNNNNNNNNNNNNNNNNNNNNNNNNNNNNNNNNNNNNNNNNNNNNNNNNNNNNNNNNNNNNNNNNNNNNNNNNNNNNNNNNNNNNNNNNNNNNNNNNNNNNNNNNNNNNNNNNNNNNNNNNNNNNNNNNNNNNNNNNNNNNNNNNNNNNNNNNNNNNNNNNNNNNNNNNNNNNNNNNNNNNNNNNNNNNNNNNNNNNNNNNNNNNNNNNNNNNNNNNNNNNNNNNNNNNNNNNNNNNNNNNNNNNNNNNNNNNNNNNNNNNNNNNNNNNNNNNNNNNNNNNNNNNNNNNNNNNNNNNNNNNNNNNNNNNNNNNNNNNNNNNNNNNNNNNNNNNNNNNNNNNNNNNNNNNNNNNNNNNNNNNNNNNNNNNNNNNNNNNNNNNNNNNNNNNNNNNNNNNNNNNNNNNNNNNNNNNNNNNNNNNNNNNNNNNNNNNNNNNNNNNNNNNNNNNNNNNNNNNNNNNNNNNNNNNNNNNNNNNNNNNNNNNNNNNNNNNNNNNNNNNNNNNNNNNNNNNNNNNNNNNNNNNNNNNNNNNNNNNNNNNNNNNNNNNNNNNNNNNNNNNNNNNNNNNNNNNNNNNNNNNNNNNNNNNNNNNNNNNNNNNNNNNNNNNNNNNNNNNNNNNNNNNNNNNNNNNNNNNNNNNNNNNNNNNNNNNNNNNNNNNNNNNNNNNNNNNNNNNNNNNNNNNNNNNNNNNNNNNNNNNNNNNNNNNNNNNNNgagagagagagagagagagagagagagagagagagagagagagagggagagagagaaagagagaaagagagaaaataaaagcacTTGATTCAAAAAGTGAAGTATggataattttttcttttgacagcacaaatgcttttcttttcatataatgGCCATTATTCTTAAACTTGGGATAGGTTTTTGGCTGCAATCgtgttatgtgtgtattcacatacatgcacacactgacaaGTATGGATGCAGAAATTCTTGTAATAGTTTAACTTACTAGTAATGCAGCCAGAAGTAGTTTTTAAAAGGTCGTACACACATTTATTACCAATTTACTAAAATCTTTTTCTTTAACAATAGCAACATTCATtaatatacactaacatataaCTAAATACTCTAAACATTTTGACAGAAATAAATGACACCCTCATCCttccaaatataaaaaaaggcaCTTAACACAATCTGATAACTTTAGTGGAAGTCTCACATTCATAGTTTAGATGGTAGAATGAAAAATGGATAGATGGagccacataaaaaccaccaagtacactctgtaaagtggttggcattaagaagggcatccagctgtaaaaaccaagccaaaactgttttattgaacctggtgcagcctttgaCCGTGCCAACTCCTGTTGAgacctccaacccatgccagtgtggaaaacagaggttaaatgatgataatgacggatGGATGGGTTCTACATATTGCAggtatctatatcatcatcatcatcatcgtttaacgtccgctttccatgctagcatgggttggacgatttgactgaggactggtgaaaccggatggcagcaccaggctccagtctgatttggcagagtttctacagctggatgcccttcctaacgccaaccactcagagagtgtagtgggttggAAAAAGTGTTTTTAAAATAGAATGTTAGTGCTATGTGAAAAGCACCTAGTATGTTCTGTATGGTAGTTGGTTTTAGGAAAGGTATCAagctgtacaaaccatgccaaaacaaaggagcctggtacagctcccaGCCTTGCTAGTGCCGACCAAACCGTTCAAGCCATatcagcatgggaaacagatgtcaaatgatgatgatgaggacgatgaatgctgtcgccttactggcatgtgaaaagacattcgagtgaggtcgttgccagtgccactggactggctcctgtgcaggtggcacgtaaaatacaccattttgaacatggccattgtcagtactgcccgactggccttcgtgctggtggcacgtaaaagcacccactacactctcggagtggttggcgttaggaagggcatccagctgtagaaactctgccaaatcagattggagcctggtgtagccatctggttcgccagtcctcagtcaaattgtccaacctatgctagcatggaaggcggacgttaaacggtgatgatgatgaaagagagagagagcttttaaGTGGTCACTTGATGAGCGAGAGAAATAGCAGCGGAATATCCTTCAAACCATACAGTTGGATAATGTGGTAGTACTAAATTCACTATGTCTGGAAAACAGACAGGATGCCATGGCTGGGATGTTTTCAATGATAAGACAGCTAATTCAAACTGGTCTGGAgctaacaacaataactatacaATGCAAGTGGAACATGCTGTCTGTAGGTCAGAGATAGGCAAGTACAGCAAAGTGCTTTgcttaaaaccaaaacaaaatgtttgtaaCTGGATTTTGGGTACTTGACTTGTACAATCAATTCTCCTTAGGAATTCTATTAAGTGGTCATAAAAACATTTGAATGCATAAGTTTCAAGAGTGTATTAATAAATGAACAGGAATGGTTGCTTgtttaggaagcttgcttcccaaccatgtaatttcaggttcagtcctacaacatggcaccttgggaaagtgtctactACTAAGGTCccagatttggtggatggaaactaaatgaaacaaggcggcgagctgccagaaacgttagcacaccgggaaaaatgctcagcggtatttcgtctgccgttacattctgagttcaaattctgccaaggtcgtctttgcctttcatcctttcggggtcgataaattaagtaccagttacgaactgggggtcgatgtaatcgacttaatccctttgtctgtccttgtttgtcccctctatgtttagccccttgtgggcaataaagaaataggaaactaaaTGAAACAATATCGTGCCATTATCATTCGTTTCTAATATTCTGTGGAactatgtctggccatgggggaatattaccttacttagaaacaagtgagggttggcaacaggaagagcatccagtcattgAAAATTTGTctaaacaaattccatctaactcatgcaagtatggaaaagcagatgttaaacaatgatgatgataatgaagaggagtcTCATAAATGCAAAAATACCCAACTCAGCTGTAAAATGAAGGTTCTTAGaattacttcatatttttctctGCAAACTTACCATGTGGATATGCAATGCATGTAGCACAAGTCTTGGAAATGGCACCAGAAAGCATGCAGTAGAGGAAATCTGATGGTTTCCGTTCATTGTTAGTGTAGCTGCCACTCTGCTTTTGATTATTGTAGGCAAGGAACCGGCTCTTGAGAGCTTCATATATCACAAAATGAATAACGGTTTCAGTCATTCCAAAGTAGGAAGCAGTGATGCCTTTGTAGAAACCTCTAACACCACTCTGTTGGTAAATGTTCTTAATACAGTCACGACACTTTAAACTGTTGTCTTttctgaaaatagaaaacaaatttggTCAATAGTTGTGAATAGCATTTTTTAGAATAAATTTACTGAATTTtaactttagcattcagatcactttgtcaaagcaatatttatttaatcattctaaattctataataatattttattaaataatatttatttaatattaaataacaatattttaatattaaataatatttatttaatcattctaAATTAATCACAcaatcttgtagcttcaagatttcaatggtgcaGTGAATTTTTAGAATGGCATGGTAGGTCAgttgtgagagaccagatctagccagtttggacatgaaaccagtattatatttgggccagatacggCCAGTTTAAAGGCTagagttaataatgatgatgataatgatgttcagCCCTTTAACCAATACAGAGATTGAGAGCCATCTGCTAAAGCTCttatgagatttgaacttagcactactaactttaaaaataagattacattcattaacattaacccttttgtgaccataatttacagaaatacattgcctttgtttccattgattttcaaaattataaagaattcaGTTAAATAAATGTCATTATAAATCTGGGTTTTCAAACATaatttaacaagaaattttggaggggggggggggttaatttaGACAACTTTAAAACAAGACATAtgcatcatagaaccagaggGGTTGAGTGGGTCGATAACAAATGAGATAGTCACAGTTTCCAATCAAGAAGTACACCAGTTGTCAGCCAAGGCAACTGAGACAATAAAAGTTGAAGATTTCCTGGTGTAATGACTTGGTTAGAATTTTAAATGCACCACAACTGCTCCAAGAAGTAAAAACTGAATAAAGAGGTACCATGATATAAAAAACATGGAACTTATTCCTGAAGTGTCTTTGTTAGGGATCAGAAATTGAATAAAAACTGATCCTTTGGCTAAATAATCCAATAATTCAACAACATGGCTACCATAAAATGTAACCTTCATTGAATTGAATTtaaatacaaattcaaattttgctgaaataaaacatcatcatcatcatttaacgtctgctttccatgctagcatgggttggacgatttgactgaggactggcgaaccagatggctacaccaggctccaatctgatttggcagagtttctacagctggatgcccttcctaacgccaaccactccaagagtgtagtgggtgcttttatgtgccactggcatgaaggccagtcaggcggtactggcaatgaccacactcaaaatggtgtattttacatgccacatgcacaggagccagtccagcagcactggcaacgaactcgctcgaatgttttttcacgtgccaccggcacaagtgccagtaaggagacgccggcaacgatcatgctcatatggtgctatttacgtgtgactggcacagaagccagacagctgccttggcaatgatcacgcttggacagtgctcttagcgctccactggtacaggtgccaacatGATTCCacagaattaaataaaaagtaaaaaaaaaaaaaaaaaaaaaaaaaatggtggagaGATGgctaaagaaataaaagcaatggTAATGTACGGTTGTGTAGTTAAGTGTACTttccaaccaaatggttttgggttcagtcccaccatgcagCACTAagggaaagtgtcttccactagagctttaggctaaccaaagctttctCAGAACAGACAGAAACTTGAAAAAAGCtcatcaggtgtgtgtgtgtgtgtgtttgcttccatTTGCACTTCTCTGAAAATTGAGTTACAAGCAGTGAAGTTGTTATAATTTCTTCTGTCGGCAAATCATCAGCTTTATACTTTTGAAGGCAAGTGAANNNNNNNNNNNNNNNNNNNNNNNNNNNNNNNNNNNNNNNNNNNNNNNNNNNNNNNNNNNNNNNNNNNNNNNNNNNNNNNNNNNNNNNNNNNNNNNNNNNNNNNNNNNNNNNNNNNNNNNNNNNNNNNNNNNNNNNNNNNNNNNNNNNNNNNNNNNNNNNNNNNNNNNNNNNNNNNNNNNNNNNNNNNNNNNNNNNNNNNNNNNNNNNNNNNNNNNNNNNNNNNNNNNNNNNNNNNNNNNNNNNNNNNNNNNNNNNNNNNNNNNNNNNNNNNNNNNNNNNNNNNNNNNNNNNNNNNNNNNNNNNNNNNNNNNNNNNNNNNNNNNNNNNNNNNNNNNNNNNNNNNNNNNNNNNNNNNNNNNNNNNNNNNNNNNNNNNNNNNNNNNNNNNNNNNNNNNNNNNNNNNNNNNNNNNNNNNNNNNNNNNNNNNNNNNNNNNNNNNNNNNNNNNNNNNNNNNNNNNNNNNNNNNNNNNNNNNNNNNNNNNNNNNNNNNNNNNNNNNNNNNNNNNNNNNNNNNNNNNNNNNNNNNNNNNNNNNNNNNNNNNNNNNNNNNNNNNNNNNNNNNNNNNNNNNNNNNNNNNNNNNNNNNNNNNNNNNNNNNNNNNNNNNNNNNNNNNNNNNNNNNNNNNNNNNNNNNNNNNNNNNNNNNNNNNNNNNNNNNNNNNNNNNNNNNNNNNNNNNNNNNNNNNNNNNNNNNNNNNNNNNNNNNNNNNNNNNNNNNNNNNNNNNNNNNNNNNNNNNNNNNNNNNNNNNNNNNNNNNNNNNNNNNNNNNNNNNNNNNNNNNNNNNNNNNNNNNNNNNNNNNNNNNNNNNNNNNNNNNNNNNNNNNNNNNNNNNNNNNNNNNNNNNNNNNNNNNNNNNNNNNNNNNNNNNNNNNNNNNNNNNNNNNNNNNNNNNNNNNNNGTCTGTCACAGGAGAACAGCTTCTCTTTTACAAGAAATGTATGTTCATAATATgatcaaatatgaaaatagaacCTCAAAATAATAACTGgcatattcatttttaaaacattCTGGAAGATTTGAAGAAGAATATGCTAAATATCGTTGTGTCTGTCACAGGAGAACAGCTTCTCTTTTACAAGAAATGTATGTTCATAATATgatcaaatatgaaaatagaacCTCAAAACAATAACTGGTATattcattcataaaatattctGGAAGATTTGAAGAAGAATATGCTAAATATTATTGTGTCTGTCACAGGAGAGCAGCTTCTCTTTTACAAGAAATGTATGTTCATAACACCTGAGTCATTAGTACAAGAGATTCTGGA
This region of Octopus bimaculoides isolate UCB-OBI-ISO-001 chromosome 6, ASM119413v2, whole genome shotgun sequence genomic DNA includes:
- the LOC106867208 gene encoding solute carrier family 25 member 36 gives rise to the protein MITSGGYAVHLLAGGIGGTVGAIITCPLEVLKTRLQSSVATFHHSSVYVPSPVSTHSLAPQTFVGLRSPGYNALELSQNILTNRPRVSFGIYVCLRHIVETEGLKGLFKGLGPNLVGVAPSRALYFFAYANMKMTLNSVLAPDTPLVHIFSALAAVFTSWSSCGAFKILTKKDNSLKCRDCIKNIYQQSGVRGFYKGITASYFGMTETVIHFVIYEALKSRFLAYNNQKQSGSYTNNERKPSDFLYCMLSGAISKTCATCIAYPHEVARTRLRQEGHKYTSFFQTLFLVAREEGFLALYRGLGTQFVRQIPNTAIVMSTYELVVYKLSDR